The proteins below come from a single Benincasa hispida cultivar B227 chromosome 4, ASM972705v1, whole genome shotgun sequence genomic window:
- the LOC120075993 gene encoding uncharacterized protein LOC120075993 encodes MTSTNDRNGNGEIEISNSKEGEAQNAFFSTSQKTLLHDEVTQRRSPISIAVVAPIKKRFFNFGSASARFQQIAKEKDDISRSVHSSSGHHIRERISEVFSKKIDWDSLLNMSKTWIRDPMNIALFIWIIGVAVSGAILFLVMTGMLNAALPKKSERDVWFEVNNQILNALFTLMCLYQHPKRIYHLILLSRWKPEDVTRLRKLYCKDGTYKPHEWAHMLVVIILLNVNCFAQYALCGLNLGYRRSQRPPIGVGICISVAIAAPAVAGVYSIISPLGKDYDSDIDEEAQLPIQTVIGDQRQRLRSKSLERKYSLATRDEHRIIETNPQWSGGILDFWDDISLAYLSLFCSFCVFGWNMERLGFGNMYVHIATFILFCMAPFWIFLLAAVNIDNETVRTLMAVTGIVLCVFGLLYGGFWRIQMRKRYNLPAYNFCFGKSAVADCSLWLFCCWCTLAQEVRTGNSYDIMQEKFCRKHTETDESNQVFSEDNKSGSGSPLPNISSPSKIITGGSPTPNSKSYFSPQRPLASVKEELPEGTDNTMMPPSPSLIHRETI; translated from the coding sequence ATGACCTCAACCAACGATAGAAATGGCAATGGTGAAATAGAAATATCTAACAGCAAAGAAGGAGAAGCTCAAAATGCTTTCTTCTCTACATCTCAAAAAACCTTATTGCATGATGAAGTCACACAAAGAAGATCCCCTATTTCCATTGCTGTGGTGGCTCCTATTAAGAAAAGATTCTTCAACTTTGGTTCAGCATCTGCTAGGTTCCAGCAGATTGCTAAGGAGAAAGACGACATTTCACGATCTGTGCATTCATCAAGTGGTCATCATATTCGAGAGCGTATAAGTGAAGTATTTTCTAAGAAAATTGATTGGGATTCACTCCTGAACATGAGTAAAACATGGATTAGAGACCCAATGAACATAGCTCTTTTCATTTGGATAATCGGTGTTGCTGTGTCAGGTGCAATCTTGTTTCTTGTCATGACTGGGATGTTAAATGCTGCATTGCCAAAAAAGTCCGAGAGAGATGTTTGGTTTGAAGTCAACAATCAAATTCTTAATGCATTGTTTACCCTTATGTGTCTGTACCAACATCCAAAGCGGATCTATCATCTCATACTTCTATCTAGATGGAAACCTGAAGATGTTACTAGACTTAGAAAGCTTTATTGCAAGGATGGAACTTACAAGCCTCATGAATGGGCGCACATGTTGGTGGTTATAATTCTCCTAAATGTTAACTGTTTTGCACAGTATGCACTTTGTGGTCTGAATCTTGGTTACAGGAGGTCTCAGCGTCCACCCATAGGAGTAGGAATATGCATATCTGTTGCAATTGCTGCACCGGCCGTTGCTGGTGTCTATTCTATAATTAGCCCCTTGGGGAAGGATTATGATTCTGATATTGACGAGGAAGCACAGCTTCCAATCCAGACAGTTATTGGTGATCAACGACAACGGCTTAGGTCGAAATCACTAGAGAGAAAATATTCACTTGCTACAAGAGATGAGCACAGAATTATTGAGACCAATCCACAATGGAGTGGTGGGATACTTGACTTTTGGGATGATATATCTCTAGCATATCTTTCCCTTTTCTGTAGTTTTTGTGTATTTGGATGGAATATGGAGAGACTAGGTTTTGGAAATATGTATGTCCATATTGCAACATTCATTCTGTTCTGTATGGCTCCTTTCTGGATTTTTCTGTTAGCTGCTGTAAACATTGATAACGAGACGGTTAGGACACTTATGGCCGTCACTGGGATTGTTCTTTGTGTATTTGGTTTACTTTACGGCGGTTTTTGGCGGATACAGATGAGAAAGAGATACAATTTGCCAGCATATAACTTTTGTTTTGGCAAGTCTGCTGTGGCTGACTGCAGTCTATGGCTTTTCTGTTGTTGGTGTACTCTGGCACAGGAGGTACGGACTGGGAATTCATATGATATAATGCAAGAGAAGTTTTGCAGGAAGCACACAGAGACAGACGAGAGTAACCAGGTCTTTAGTGAAGATAACAAATCTGGTTCAGGTTCTCCACTGCCAAACATTTCCAGCCCATCTAAAATTATCACAGGAGGTTCTCCTACTCCTAACTCAAAGAGTTACTTTAGTCCACAAAGGCCtcttgcttcagtgaaagaGGAACTTCCAGAAGGGACAGATAATACTATGATGCCGCCTTCTCCTTCTTTGATTCATAGAGAAACGATATGA